A genomic window from Ischnura elegans chromosome 10, ioIscEleg1.1, whole genome shotgun sequence includes:
- the LOC124167072 gene encoding uncharacterized protein LOC124167072 encodes MTSPVEDVSDFLTTSVIGESCCEMFYEEGIITSLIIDRFQACVIRRERPISDPMSEESDQVKESENTVIYEQAVLFELEVASRNARVCKYKVKTKRRVPFTRPDSPIHELKTEYAEEFGHAGAYENAAIPEHDAVPNHGAVTGLRVPLKLALASKCEVTSRFSLRSKYPLAFVHMAVRESVATSKRFKYKHASLKNAGAHKGKNEFEDAERPKYGQEFGRKIPPVSVVPSKRNKCKQHPMTERKSEFKNKEACENGVKLENAQEFECSIAPGRKAKPELSECKRTESFDAAFRRAVKFEDEVKSRYDEELGNSAESERAVKSKHGDYYESVSKSKCKRTLKHFSKCNRKKTPKCPCLNCFKSKEFIRKTETHVNIASSERCKSEKGAKTDRNPTKADAHGSDLKSEYAEAFGKTVSKPKNLADPEHHKLCEQAALTKRKISCKRVAASKRAVPCEDAVKSDIAEAHEFAVTSKKAANLNDTEACKHGEAVSGRIKAIVYAAGLARESAFEFTYAVQNPQQSHAITVPKEHKRRPCHFIGCLCSTLRQP; translated from the exons ATGACGTCGCCGGTTGAAGATGTTTCGGATTTTCTGACGACTTCAGTAATTGGTGAGAGCTGCTGTGAGATGTTTTATGAAGAGGGAATAATTACATCTCTAATAATTGATAGATTCCAAGCATGCGTCATAAGAAGAGAGCGCCCAATAAGCGACCCAATGTCAGAAGAATCTGATCAGGTAAAAGAATCTGAAAATACGGTGATATATGAACAAGCCGTACTGTTTGAACTGGAAGTGGCATCAAGAAATGCTAGAGTATGTAAATATAAAGTGAAAACCAAACGCAGAGTACCATTTACAAGGCCAGATTCACCTATACACGAATTAAAGACTGAATATGCCGAAGAATTTGGGCACGCAGGTGCATATGAAAATGCGGCCATACCAGAACACGATGCAGTGCCTAATCACGGAGCGGTAACAGGACTTAGAGTACCACTTAAACTCGCATTGGCATCTAAATGCGAAGTAACATCCAGATTTTCATTGAGGTCTAAATACCCTCTAGCGTTTGTACACATGGCTGTACGTGAATCCGTAGCGACATCTAAACGATTTAAATATAAACATGCTTCATTAAAAAACGCTGGAGCACACAAAGGAAAAAACGAATTTGAAGATGCAGAGAGGCCTAAATACGGACAAGAATTTGGACGAAAAATACCACCTGTGTCTGTGGTGCCGTCTAAACGCAACAAATGTAAACAACATCCGATGACTGAACGCAAATCagaatttaaaaacaaagaaGCATGTGAAAACGGAGTGAAGCTTGAAAATGCTCAGGAATTTGAATGCTCAATTGCACCCGGGCGCAAGGCAAAACCTGAACTAAGTGAATGTAAACGCACAGAAAGTTTTGATGCAGCATTTAGACGCGCAGTTAAGTTTGAAGACGAAGTGAAATCTAGGTACGATGAAGAACTTGGAAATTCAGCGGAATCTGAGCGTGCTGTTAAATCTAAACACGGTGATTATTATGAAAGTGTATCAAAAAGTAAATGCAAGAGAACATTAAAACATTTTAGCAAATGTAACCGCAAAAAAACTCCTAAATGTCCATGTCTGAACTGCTTCAAGTCCaaagaatttattagaaaaacgGAAACACATGTGAATATTGCGTCATCTGAACGATGCAAAAGTGAAAAAGGAGCAAAAACTGATCGGAATCCAACAAAAGCAGATGCACATGGGAGCGACTTGAAGTCTGAATACGCTGAAGCCTTTGGAAAAACGGTATCAAAACCTAAAAACTTAGCAGATCCTGAACACCACAAACTATGTGAACAAGCAGCACTAACTAAACGCAAAATATCATGTAAACGTGTAGCTGCGTCTAAACGCGCTGTACCTTGTGAAGACGCAGTCAAGTCAGATATCGCTGAAGCACATGAATTCGCAGTTACGTCTAAAAAAGCGGCAAACCTTAATGACACCGAAGCATGTAAACACGGCGAAGCGGTATCCGGACGAATCAAAGCCATTGTGTACGCAGCAGGATTGGCTCGTGAATCAGCATTTGAATTTACATATGCCGTCCAAAACCCTCAGCAAAGTCATGCGATCACTGTCCCTAAAGAG CACAAGAGACGCCCATGCCATTTCATTGGTTGTTTGTGTAGCACTCTAAGACAGCCTTGA